In a genomic window of Arvicanthis niloticus isolate mArvNil1 chromosome 8, mArvNil1.pat.X, whole genome shotgun sequence:
- the Ggps1 gene encoding geranylgeranyl pyrophosphate synthase, giving the protein MEKTKEKTERILLEPYRYLLQLPGKQVRTKLSQAFNHWLKVPEDKLQIIIEVTEMLHNASLLIDDIEDNSKLRRGFPVAHSIYGIPSVINSANYVYFLGLEKVLTLDHPDAVKLFTRQLLELHQGQGLDIYWRDTYTCPTEEEYKAMVLQKTGGLFGLAVGLMQLFSDYKEDLKPLLDTLGLFFQIRDDYANLHSKEYSENKSFCEDLTEGKFSFPTIHAIWSKPESTQVQNILRQRTENIDIKKYCVQYLEDVGSFEYTRHTLRELEAKAYKQIEACGGNPSLVTLVKHLSKMFAEENE; this is encoded by the exons GTAAACAGGTGAGAACCAAACTTTCACAGGCATTTAATCACTGGCTGAAAGTTCCAGAAGACAAGCTACAG ATTATCATTGAAGTGACTGAAATGTTGCATAATGCCAGTTTGCTCATTGATGATATTGAAGACAATTCAAAGCTCCGGCGTGGTTTTCCAGTGGCTCACAGCATCTATGGTATCCCATCTGTCATTAATTCTGCAAATTATGTCTACTTTCTTGGCCTGGAAAAAGTCTTAACACTTGATCACCCAGATGCAGTAAAGCTTTTTACACGCCAGCTTTTAGAACTTCACCAGGGACAAGGCCTAGATATTTACTGGAGGGACACCTACACTTGTCCAACTGAAGAAGAATATAAAGCCATGGTGCTGCAGAAGACAGGTGGTTTGTTTGGATTAGCAGTAGGTCTCATGCAGCTGTTCTCTGATTACAAAGAAGACCTAAAGCCACTGCTCGACACACTCGGGCTCTTTTTCCAGATTAGAGATGATTACGCCAATCTACACTCCAAAGAATACAGTGAAAACAAAAGTTTCTGTGAAGACTTGACAGAAGGAAAGTTCTCATTCCCCACTATTCATGCCATTTGGTCAAAGCCAGAAAGCACGCAGGTACAAAACATCCTGCgccagagaacagaaaatatagATATTAAAAAGTACTGTGTGCAGTACCTGGAGGATGTAGGTTCTTTTGAATATACTCGACACACTCTTAGAGAGCTTGAAGCTAAAGCCTACAAACAAATTGAGGCCTGTGGTGGGAACCCTTCACTAGTGACTTTAGTCAAGCATTTAAGTAAGATGTTcgcagaagaaaatgaataa